AAAAAAGCCCACATTTTCATCCACCGTTAAGGAGTCAAATAGGGCAGCTTGTTGGAAAACTAAGGCAATTCGCATCGGTTGATGGCCGTCTTCAATAATGCCTTTGCGTCGTTTCCCTTTCAGGTAAATTTCGCCGCGATCTAGGGGTAATAATCCGGCAATGAGCCTTAAAATCGTTGATTTTCCCGTACCAGATGGGCCAATAACGACCAAGGCCTCTCCACGATAAATCGTCAAATCAATTTCATCAAGAATGACATTACCACCAAAGGACTTAGAAACGCCTCTGAGTTCAATTAAGGGTTCTTTGACCATCTTTGCTCCAAAGGTTGCTTTTTGCTGCTCTCAGACAATATAGCAAAGGCAGATAAGCAGTTTTGTTCAAAACTTAGAGACTGAGATCCCAAGGAGTGCCTTCTAAACAAGCTCCGTCTAAGGAGGCTCCTTCTAAAATAACTCGTTCAACTTGAGAGCAGAATAAATTGGCCTCACTGAAATTAGTCCCTCTGAGGATGGCACCATTGAGAATGGCTTCTTCTAAATCTGCTTGAGATAAATCAGCCCCCGATAAATTCGTATTGCTTAAATCAGCTTGTTGTAAAATCGTTCCGACTAAGGTTGCGCCCCGTAAATCGCACCCCCTTAAATCAACCCTTGTTAAGTCTAAATGGCTTAAGACTGCCCCCGCGAGAAACGCTCCCGCTAAACTGATATTGTTGCCCGCTATATCTAATAAAATCGCTCCCCGTAAATCGGCATTACGACAGTCAGCCTCTCTTAAATCAGCCCCCGTCAGATCCGCTCCCCGTAAGTTGGCCCGTAAATTAGCACCCCGTAAATTGGCTCCGCTTAAATCAGCACCCGATAAGTTAGCCCCAGATAAATCTATTCCCGCTAATTCTTTGATTTTGCCCTGACAAATATCCGCTAAATTGATGGTTTGATTCATTTTTTTTGCCTCCATGTTGATTAAACTTCTGACTTCAAACTTCAAACTTCTGACTTCATTTTGTCGCTTCTTCTAACCAGATAGCTGGCAGTTGACTAGGCCTATCTGGTAAGGCCATTAACCCCATTTCTGTGAGACGAATAATCGTCGTTAGGGAGTCGAGTAAAGTAGGATCAAACCAACTGTCTCGATAGTCAAGGCATTTTTCTAAGGCTTCCCCTAAACTAAGGGCCTGGCGATCGCCTCTGGGTTGGGTTAATTCTTGGAAGTGGGCAACTAACCCTAAAATTCGGGCCTCTATCATGATTTCTTCCCCTTTTAACCCATTGGGTTTGCCGCTACCATCCCAATGCTCTAATTGCTCTTTCACAATCTCTTTGATGGCATGAAGTTCGGACATGGTAGATAATAATTGGGCCCCTAAAACTGAGCGATCGCGCCAAAAAGCATAACTCGCATCGTTTAATTGCTCTGGGGTTTGTTTAAAGACTTCTGACGGGGCTTCTGCTAATCCGATACGATAGAGTAATCCGGCCAAACGCAGTCGTCTCAGTTTTAAGGTGGGTAAGTCGATTAATTGTCCTAGGGTTTCTGCTAAGGCAGATACTTGTAAGGAGGCAATGGGATTATCTCGATCGCGCTCATCAACCCGTTGGGCCATTCTTAAAAAGGCCTGTAACTTACTCGCGGCTAAATTGCGGTTTAATCTGAGGGCCTGACCTTCTAAGTCTACCAGTTCTCTGGTTTGACGGTTAATGGTGACTAATTGTTGTTGACTGGTTTGTAAATAGGTGACAATGCGGGAGACAACCCCACTGAGATCGGTTTTTTCCTCACTAGGGGTTGTGGTAATTTGGGTTTGAATATCGGTTAATTTATCGGCTAATTCTGGGTTATAGGGACGCATTTCCTCGATTAAGATCTTGGCTGCTTTTTCCACCGGTGTGCGATCAAATGTCCAAAATCCGTAGAATTTTCGCTCTGTATCAACTTGGGGTTGGGTATCTGCGCGATATTCTTCGGGGGAAAGTTCATGACATAGGAGCATCGCCGCATAATCTGGGGCTAAAATGATGAGATTCCATTCATGGACGAGGGGATCATCTTCCTTGAGATGAACTAAGGAAACCTGGTCTAATTTCCCTGTTTTATGACTCTCAAATCCACTATCGGCCATGGCCGCGATCGCAATATGACGGGAACATTGGGCAATCTCATGATAGCGATCGGCTTCTTGTAAGTACCATTTTCCTCGTTGGAAGGTGACAAGCACTAAGGGATATTGTTCGGGATTTTCTGGGGTACTCTGTAAAATATGGTCTTCTAAGGCGTGACAAAGGGCAACTAGGGTGTTTTTGAAGTAAACACCGTAACTTGAGGGTAGTTGACCATCGGGAAGGGCGGTTTTGAGTTGGTTTAGGATAGACTCAGGTAACATTAGGGATTGACTAAATGGCTCTTGATAGTGGGGTTATTTTAAACTAAGCATAACTATAGCTTATCTGATTAATCAATCAAATTGTGAATCCCGAAAATTGCTATTCTTGAGGCAGAAACTTCAAACCGTGAAACAATTTAACTGGAATGAGGATAAAAACAGGCAACTTCAGCAAGAACGAGGAATTACGTTTGATGATATTATAAAATCAATGCAACAAGGCAAACTACTAGATATTATTCAACATTACAATGCTGATAAATACCCTAATCAAAAAATCTTTATTGTTCAACTAGATAGTTATGTTTATGTTGTTCCTTTTGTAGAGACTGACTTAGAAATTTTTCTTAAAACAATTATTCCTAGTCGTAAAATGACCAAAAAATATTTAGGAGATAATTAGACAATGAACTCCCTAACCCCAGAAGAAAAAAATATATTAGATAGTGTTGAACAAGGTAAATGGCAAAGCGTCGATCATCTTTCTGAAGAAATTAATCGTTATCAGGATTATGCAAATCATCATATAAATCGGCAAACAATAGAAGTTACGTTATCAGTAGAAGATGCTCAAAAAATTCAAGGGTTAGCCAATCAACTAGGTACATCTATTGTTGATTTAAGTCAAGAAATCTTGCATAGATATTTACAAGGAGAATTTCAATAAATAGATTCACTAATGAATAATTAATAATTATTTATTGATAATTTTTGTTGTTTTGTAAAACCCTTGCTTAAAAAGTATACTTTAATATAATTTATTCTCACAACAAATGTTTGATAATTTAGGTGATCGCTATTGGCTAAAAAATGCCCATGTTCCTCTCTGTCTTTTGGAAAATATAACTGATTTACCTCAAACCAGAGAAGGATTATGTAATCTTGATCTAGAAATTTATCACGGTAAAATTAGACAAATTATTCAGAGTAATTCTAATTTACCAGATCGTCCTGGGGTTGATCTGAAAAAAGGGATTATTTTTCCTGGATTTATTGATCTGCATACCCATTTAGATAAGGGACATATTTGGGAGCGATCACCCAATGTATTAGGGACTTTTGACCAAGCATTAATTACTGCTAAAAAAGATGCTCAAACCTATTGGAAATCAGAAGACATTTATCAACGGATGGAATTTGGATTGAAATGTAGTTATGCTCAGGGAACTGTTGCTATTAGAACCCATTTAGATTCTTTTGGTGAACAGGCAAAAATTAGCTTTGATGTGTTTAATTCTTTACGGGAAAGATGGCAAAACAAAATTATCCTTCAAGGGGTTTGTTTAGTCGGATTAAATTATTTTTTAACAGATGAAGGCGAAGAATTAGCAAATTTTGTTGCTAATAATCAATCAATTTTAGGGGGCGTTGCTTATATGAATCCCCAGTTAGATGAACAATTAGATCGTTTTTTTTCTTTGGCAAAAGAACGAAATTTAGAGCTAGATTTCCATGCCGATGAGACAGGAGATCCTAATTCAATTTGTTTACAAAAAATTGCTCAAGCAGCTATCAAAAATAAATTTACAGGTAAAATTTTATGTGGTCACTGTTGTAGTTTAGCGGTTCAATCACCTGATGTTGTTGACAAAACAATTAAGTTAGTAAAAGAAGCCAATATTAATATTGTTAGCTTACCGATGTGTAATTTATATTTACAGGATAGAAAGCCAAATCATACCCCAAGATGGCGTGGTATAACTGATGTCCATGGCTTTAAAAAACAAGGAATTTCCGTTGCTTTTGCCAGTGATAATTGCCGAGATCCTTTTTATGGATTTGGAGATCATGATGGTTTAGAAGTGTTAAAAGAAGCGGTAAGAATTGCTCATTTAGATACTGCTTATGATGACTGGGTTTGTAGTGTAAATAAAACCCCTGCTGAGATCATGGGATTAGACAATTTAGGAAGAATAGGTCTGGGTTTAACTGCCGATTTAGTAATTTTTAAAGCCCGTTACTTTAGTGAATTATTTTCCCGTCATCAAAGCGATCGCCTCGTTTTACGTCAAGGAAAATCCATTGATACAAACTTACCTGACTATGCTGAATTAGATCAATTAACTATAATAAAAATTTGGGACACCGTAAGTCAAAGCGAAAGGATTAATTAACCGTGACTGACACCAATTTAGATTTTTTAGCTCAAAGCGATCCAACCCTTGCCAGTATGATTCAAGGAGAACTGCAGCGTCAACGGGAGCATCTAGAATTAATCGCTAGTGAAAATTTTACCTCTCCAGCCGTCTTAGCAGCCCAAGGCTCGGTGTTAACCAACAAATATGCGGAAGGATTGCCCAAAAAACGCTATTATGGCGGTTGTGAATGGGTAGATCGGGCGGAACAATTAGCCATCGATCGCGTTAAAGAACTATTTGGGGCTGCCCATGCCAATGTACAACCCCATTCAGGGGCCCAAGCCAATTTTGCCGTATTCTTAGCTCTGCTGAACCCTGGGGATACCATCATGGGAATGGACTTATCCCATGGGGGACATTTAACCCATGGCTCCCCTGTTAACGTTTCAGGAAAATGGTTTAAGGTTTCTCATTATGGGGTTAGTCCTGAGACGGAACGGCTTGATTATGACAAAATTTTAGAATTAGCCCGCAAAGAAAAGCCTAAAATGCTGATTTGTGGTTATTCTGCCTATTCTAGAATCATTGACTTTGAGAAATTCCGAGCCATCGCTGATGAAGTGGGAGCCTATTTAATGGCGGATATTGCCCATATTGCCGGATTAGTCGCCACTGGTCATCATCCTAGCCCTATGTCCTATTGTGATGTAGTTACAACCACCACCCATAAAACCTTACGGGGTCCAAGGGGAGGTTTAATTATGACCAATAACCCCGAATTAGGCAAACAGTTCGATAAGGCCGTATTTCCAGGAACCCAAGGAGGCCCCTTAGAACACGTTATCGCCGCCAAAGCAGCCGCCTTTGGAGAAGCCCTTAAGCCAGACTTTAAGGTCTATTCTGGGCAAGTGATTGCCAATGCCCAGGCCTTAGCTAATCAATTGATGGTACGGGGCTTTAAACTCGTTTCTGGTGGCACGGATAACCATTTAATGTTAGTGGATCTTCGTTCCATTGGTATGACAGGGAAAGAAGCGAATAACCTAGTCAGTGGCATTAATATCACGGCGAACAAAAATACCGTTCCCTTTGATCCCCAATCTCCCTTTGTGACCAGTGGTTTGCGTCTGGGTTCCCCCGCTATGACCACCAGAGGGCTAGGAACCGAAGAATTTGTCGAAATTGGCAACATCATCGCTGATTGTCTCTTAAATCCCCAGGATGAAGCGGTTAAACAAGACTGTTTGAGTCGGGTTAAGACTTTATGCGATCGCTTTCCTTTGTATCCCCATCTCAATATTCCTCTTCCTGTGCTTGCCTAATCATTAATGATTCGGGTGATGGGGTGATGGGGTGATGAGAAACTTTTCTTCTTACTTCCTCACTCCTTCTAGAAGACTGAAACCTACATAAAAATTGACATTTTTTGACATTATGTCTAGGAATTATGGCGGCTCTTGGTCAATCAATTATTTATTGACGAACCTTGGAATTAAATGTTAGAATGAGGAGAATTGTGACGGAAAACTTAGTTAATTCACTTTCTCTTAAATAAGGGAAAACCAAGCCAGAAAAACTATCATGAATAAACTGTCAAAAAGTTCTGGACAACCGTTACGATTAAATTAAAAAACAACGAAAGTTAGTTATAAAATGCCGATGGCTTATCGGTTTAATCCTGTGGACTAGAAGAGACAGATCTCCTAGGTTGAAGCAGGAATTGTACGCTAATATTGTCTAGTATTGCTTAAGTTTCATGAAGCAGTAACGTAGGTGGTAAATCTTGTTACACTCGACCCAAGGGAACAGATCAGGCCCATGTCAATGCCAGGAGAACTATACCATCTCGCCGCCTTTTTAATCGCCCTTACTGTAGTTTGGTGGAGTACCCCCATCATCAATCGGTTTGGACGACAAAGGGGACTTGTCGATAATCCTAAAAACGACGAAAATAACCGAAAAATGCACCGACGCCCCATGGTTCGGTTAGGGGGAGTTTCCATCTTTGCCGGAACTATCACTGCTCTGTTATTGGTGTGGGTTTTTGGTGGGTTTGGCTGGCTTCCCCCCAATAAAGAATGGGAAATTTGGGGCGTAACCTTAGGGGGTGTGGCCTTCTTTCTCATTGGGTTAGCAGATGACCTTTATAATTTAAGCCCCATGCGTCGCCTCATTTTACAAACCGTTGTGGCCAGTTGTGCTTGGGGGGTGGGGGTTCGGATTGACTTCCTTTCCGTTCCTTTTGCTGATTTGGTGCAATTGGGCTGGTTTAGTCTGCCGATAACGGTTATTTGGCTGGTGGGCATGGCCAATGCCGTTAATTGGATTGATGGGTTGGATGGCTTGGCCGCAGGGGGTTGCGGTATTTCTGCGGTGGTGATGATGGTTTTAACCCTATTTATGGAACAACCGGCCGCTGCCTTAATTGCCGCAGCATTAGCAGGGGCCGCTTTGGGCTTTCTTCGTTACAATTTTAATCCCGCTCAGATTTTTATGGGAGATGGGGGAGCCTATTTTATGGGGTTTACCCTGGCAGGTGTTGGGGCCGTTGGTTTAGTTAAGGTTGCGGCCGTGGCTACTGTTGCGGTAACGGCTGTGTTATTACCCTTTGTGGTGTTGGCCGTTCCTATTGTGGATATGTCAGCGGTGATTATTTCCCGTATTAGTCAAGGAAAATCCCCTTTTAGTGCGGATAAACGCCATTTACATCATCGTCTCATTCAAGCGGGTATTTCCCATCGTCTGACGGTATTATTTATCTATGCCTTGACTTTATGGGTGGGTAGTATCGCCCTTGGTTTATCTAATATTCCTAGCGGTTGGGGATTTGCGATCGGTGCAACGGTATTATTAGGGTCTGTCGGTTGGCAAGCTTGGCGCAAAAGTCGTAAGCTTCGCAGTTAATATCATCAGCAAGAAGTAATCCAAAAAATTGTTTTTAGAAAAGCTTTAAACCTTGACCTTCTAAATACATTTCCTGCCAAGAAGGTTGACGATAATCACTATTTTCTGCTTGATCAACGAAACCAACCACATTTGGTAATTCTCTCATGTTAATTTCTTGGTTGACAAATTGCAGCAATTTTTGTTGAAGATCTCCAGGATAATCTCGAATAATGGGATGTTGCACCACTAAGGAATGATATTTGCCTTCTTCGGGATCTGTCACCACATCCAGACTAAACAAAGCTAAGGGACGGACAAAAATTCCCGTGGCTGCAATTCTAAAACTATCATCAACTTTATGTTGTTTCAGAATTACCACAAAATGTCCACCCTCTGGAATATCATAGGGGACTTCATTGCGATCAAGGACGGGTTCAACTTCAAGATTATAACCCAAGGTTAACCCTTCTTCTAGGGTCATATTTTCGTATTTTTGATCAGGATGGGGAACATAAATTGTAAACTGATGTAAGTCTAACCAAGGATTATTGATCGCCTCATCGGTTTCCGATTTCCAAGCATTATAACGTTGCTTCATACCTTGACCAATGTAACTTTCTTGGTTACAAATATTGATTAACGCTAGATTGAGAACACATTGATCGAATTTGTTGGTAGCGAGAATTTCTGAGGGGAGAAGTTCCATGAAAGTTTACCCTGATGTTTGCAGTGGGGTCGAATAGCTTTATGCTGGCACTGTTAGGATCATTCTATCATCCGTCGTCAGTTTCTATCTGTTTCCTGTGAACAATATGGAACTATAATAGAGAAGTTTTATTCTTAATAATTATGCTATATCTTGACTCTGCTATTCTCACAGAAGCGCAAATTGCTGTTCAATTGGGATGGGTAAAAGGAATTACCACCAATCCTACCCTACTCGGAAAAAGTGACTTATCCCCAGAGGATACCTTAAAACAATTAGGGGCGATTAGTCCCGGAGAACTCTATTATCAATTAACCGCAACAGATTATGACTCAATGATTACTGAGGGACGGAAAGCTTATCAAATTATTGGTGAAAAAACTGTCTTAAAAATTCCTGCTACAGCCGTTGGTTTTCAAGTTACGGCCACTCTTTCATCAGAAATCACTTGTGCTGTGACGGCAATTTATAGCGGCGCACAAGCGGTAATTGCGAAGGAAGCGGGAGCCAAATATGCTATTGCTTATGTTAACCGAGCAACCCGCTTATTAGGGGATGGGTTAGCTTTAGTTAAAGAGATGGCCCAATTACTTAAAAATAGTAACACTGAAATTTTAGCAGCAAGTTTAAAATCCCCCAGAGAAGCGGCAGATGCTTTACAAGCAGGGGCGGCTCATTTAACTTTACCCTTAGCTATTTTACAAGGGATGACTACTCATGAATTATCAGAACAAACGGTGACAGAATTTAATGAAATAGGAAAAGGTATTAGTTTCAACTAATGGATCATGATTGATTTCTTCTTGTTAAAATGCAAAGTGAAAAACTGATTATTCTCCTAATTATTACCCTGTTTACGACAGTTTTCTTTAGTTCTCTTTTACTGTTAATGGCAGGAACAAAAGCAGCCATTATGGGAGGTTTACTTATTCCTGCTTTAGTCTTTTCTTATTGTTTTCCTCGTTGGAGTATTTTAGTTTTTTTAATTTATTTACCCTTGGGAGGAACTATTACTTATGCGATCGCAGGGGTTTTTAAACCTATTGGCGGCGAAGTCACTTATACCCGTTCCTATCCTTTATTTCATTTAGCTAAGGATGCTTTCTATTTTCCTGCTTTTTTTGCCCTAGTTATTGGTCATCAAGTTTGGCCAAAGCTTCGACCTAAAATTAAACCTTTATTGATAGTATTAGGGATTTTTGTCTTACTTTGTTTATTAACTTTTTTCTTGGTTAATTTACCGCAACAATTAGCAGGAAGTGATGATAAAGTATTATTAATGGGCATCATTGGGCTAAAAATTTGGTTAGGATATATTCCCTTAATTCTCTGCGGTTATTATTGGATTAATAGTCAGAAAAATTTAATTTTATTAAATCGAATTTTCGTGATTCTGATTTTGATTTCTAGTATTTTCTGTCTCATTCAATATTTACTATTAATCAATGGAATTTGTGCAGGAAATATCGATTTACCTGAGCCAGCGAATACAAAAGCAACTCTCCAAGCTCAATGTTTTGTGGGTGGCTCTTTATTATATAATCCCCCTCAAGATTTAATTCGACTGCCAGGAACTTTTGTGTCCCCTTGGCAATGGTCTTGGTTTCTCGTTTCCAGTAGTTTTATAACCTATGGAGCAATGCTTAGTGAGCCTTCTCGTGTCTGGCAAGGAATAAGTTTTAGCTCAATAATTACCGTTTTAATTGCTGCTCTGATTTCGGGACAAAGAACGGCTTTATTATTGGTTCCGTTGATTTATGTAATCTTACTTTTGATCACAGAAAACCGTAAAAAAATATTACTTCTCAAGTTAGGACTCATCTTTGGTTTAACTATAATAATTACGTTTCAACTGTTGTCTTTTGGGGAAATAATCGGAGATTTTATTGATCGCTGGAAATATTCTCCCCCTCAAGAATTTATGGTTAATCAATTTCAATGGTTAGCCAGCGATCGCCTAAAATGGTTAGGCCATGGATTAGGGACAACAGCTAGTGCAGCCCGTAGTTTAGGTACTATTCAACTAATTGAAGTTTTTCCTGTCAAAGTCATTTATGAAATCGGTATCTTAGGATTTTTAGGATTTTTGGCCGTCGTGACGACTTTAACCATTCTTACCTTTAAAGCTTATCGTTCTCTCAAAACTCCGGCTTTAAGCCGTCTTGGACTGTGTTTATGGCTGTTTATTCTCTTTATCAGTTATAATCCCCATTATTACCCCCTAGCCGTCGATCCAGTCGCTGTTTACTATTGGTTTGTGGCAGGGATGTTATTGAAATTACCAGAGTTGGAAGAGGAAAATTTGATATAAAAAGACTGGGTAAGCTTATCGGGCCTCCCAGTGCTGTCACGGAATTCAGTTCACCTCTTACTATAACAGGGACTTTTTAGGGGTTTGTGGGAGTCAGATTTCAGGGATAATTTTTGAGGGTTAAAAATGTCTGTAACCCAGATCGCGGTTGAAGTGTAATGTAGTCTATCATACAATTTATCTGAGTTGTCATTTTTCCTGAATTTTAGCCGGCCAGAGAGGGTTAAAAGTCTGATGATGACTACAATTCAGCCTGAGTACCCTAAGGGGGATCTTCTGAACCCTAAATACCTTCACCATAGATGAGAAATATCAGTCCCTAACCCTAAAACTCTTGAATATTTAGCTGTAAACTATTATTGATCAATCTTGAGGGATTGAGTACAATTCTAAATCAATTTAATTAACGACAGGAATCCTTAGGCGTTAGGGGTTAGAAGGAATATGAATCACGCCAAGCCTATTAAACGCACCTAACATAATTTCAATGGCCAAGGCAGCTTGCATAATGGCAAAAACCCAACCCACCAACAATAAAACAGGAATGCCAATGACTTTCATGATTTTGTCAGCAAAGACTATTCCCAAATAATTTAACCCCATCATTAAGACAATGAAGGCCAAAATTTTCCATTCTAAAGCAGGATTTCCTTGAGCAACCACCATATAAAATAAAATCGCCACTACCCCATAGGGCGTAATAATCACAGGGGTGGTTAAGGGAGACAACGCTAAGGCAAAGGTTTTGGATAAAGGGGTGTCTGCTGTGACTTTTTGTCCTCCCATGGGTTGGGGTTGCATGGTGATTACCTTGAGAGCAAAGAGCAACAAAATTAAGCCACCGGACAATTGTAAAGCTTCTAAGGAGATTTGCCATTTAGCTAAGGTATTACGTCCCACAAAGGCAATAAAAATACAAACGGCAGTGGAAATAATCCCTGATTGTAAGGCAACTTGATTACGAAATTTCGGGGTTGCTGCTTGGGTTAAGCGATAAAAGGTGGGAATTGTCTTAATCGGGCCCAGGGTTAGGAAAAAAATGGTAAATACATAGGATAAGCGAGGCATAATTTTTGAGTATCTTAACTCTAAAATTTAACTGCCCTAAGTTTACTGATAAAAATACCTTCCCACAATCAGGAAGGTATCCATAAGGGACAATGAGTTTAACTGTAAACCCTTATCCTTAGAGATCGCCACCCCGAAACGCCAGCAAAAAGATGACGATGGGGCCAGCAATGACAATCAAAGCAACAAAGGTTAATTGAAAAATAGGCTCTAGATTTAGGGCGGCTAATAATTCCATATGTTCTCCTGAATTTACCCAATGAATGATATTTAGAGGCAGCAATGCTAAAAAAACCATAGTCTATAATACCTGGGAAGGCTTCTTTGTTTTTCAGTAACGACACAAAAATATATAAAGTTTTGTTACAAAATGGAAATTAACAGAATGATTGTACGAGAAGAATGGCGATGTGTAGAGGGTTGTGGAGCTTGCTGTCACCTTGATCCTAGCGATCGCCCTGATTTAGAGGATTATCTCAGTCCCGAAGAATTACAGCATTATTTAAGTTTAGTCGGGGAAGACGGTTGGTGTATCAATTTTGAGCATCAGACCCGAAAATGTCGTATTTACGAACAACGGCCCCGTTTTTGTCGGGTACAACCCGAAAATTTTCATGAGATGTATGATATTGACGTGGCAGAATTTAACGAGTTTGCCATTGACTGTTGTCGTCAACAAATTGAAGGGGTTTATGGGGAAGAAAGCGAGGAAATGCAGCAGTATAATCAAGCAATTCGCCCATAACCTTAAAATGAGAGGAGTCCCTCAAAATTTGCCAATATGACTACAATTAAACCCGTCGAAACCGAAAATCAACCTTCTTCAGCATCCTCAGCAGAAGAATCATCTGTTAAGGTAAAATCATGGAGTTTTTGGACAGTTTTTAGCTCCACTTTTCTGACGATCTTTTTGGCGGAAATGGGGGACAAAACCCAATTAGCTACCTTATTAATCAGTGCTGAATCCCAGTCTCCTTGGGTTGTTTTTCTGGGGGCAGCAATGGCGTTAATTGCTACCAGTTTATTAGGGGTATTAATTGGCTATTGGATCGCTCGTCGTTTATCACCAAAAACCCTAGATTTAGCGGTAGCTTTATTATTGCTGTTGATTACTGGATTATTGATGGGTGATGTCATTAGTTAACCAAAATTTATTAATTATGAGGCGGTTAAAAAATGGATTGGCAACTATTTGGATTGAGTTTTATTACTGTATTTTTAGCAGAGATTGGCGATAAGAGTCAGTTAGCAGCGATTGCTTTAGGGGGAAGTTCTCAGTCTCCCCGTGCTGTTTTTTTAGGTTCAATTACTGCTTTGATTTTAGCCAGTTTTTTAGGGGTAATTGCTGGAGGAACTGTCGCTCATTTTTTACCGACAAAAGTTTTAAAAGCAATAGCTGCCATTGGCTTTGCGGTGATGGCCTTACGACTTTTATGGCCAGACTTAGGAGAAGATTAAAGTTGTTCAATTATTTCCGATTTGCTGAGTAGTTTGGCCTCTAAATTCTCTTGAGGATTAGGGCGTAAAGATTGATAAACTAAGGCACCTCCGAATCCAATCATCAGCCCTCCCAAAACAATTGAAAAGTAACCGGATATGACTAAAATAGAAATACTACAAGAGGGAATAAGTTGAGTAATACTTTTGGTA
This genomic window from Crocosphaera sp. UHCC 0190 contains:
- a CDS encoding TMEM165/GDT1 family protein — translated: MDWQLFGLSFITVFLAEIGDKSQLAAIALGGSSQSPRAVFLGSITALILASFLGVIAGGTVAHFLPTKVLKAIAAIGFAVMALRLLWPDLGED
- a CDS encoding TMEM165/GDT1 family protein, yielding MTTIKPVETENQPSSASSAEESSVKVKSWSFWTVFSSTFLTIFLAEMGDKTQLATLLISAESQSPWVVFLGAAMALIATSLLGVLIGYWIARRLSPKTLDLAVALLLLLITGLLMGDVIS
- a CDS encoding YkgJ family cysteine cluster protein, with the protein product MEINRMIVREEWRCVEGCGACCHLDPSDRPDLEDYLSPEELQHYLSLVGEDGWCINFEHQTRKCRIYEQRPRFCRVQPENFHEMYDIDVAEFNEFAIDCCRQQIEGVYGEESEEMQQYNQAIRP